One genomic segment of Amycolatopsis sp. Hca4 includes these proteins:
- a CDS encoding beta-N-acetylhexosaminidase: MRLSRAVLTAAVVSLTAAGLPASATAAPAAPERSVTDVVPAPVSAKADPRGTFKLTPATVITADRGAGQVADYLRGLLRPATGYPLPVVPHAAGLPAIALELGHDPRTGTEGYRLKVTRDGVTLTANTADGLFEGVQSLRQLLPSAIEAKRVQHRTWTVAGGTILDYPRFAERGAMLDVARHFFKPDQVKRYVDQIAQYKVNTLHLHLADDQGWRIEIKSWPKLATVGGKTAVDGDPGGYYTQAQYQDIVAYAASRHITVIPEIDMPGHTNAAQSTYAELNCDGKAVPVRTDTEVGYSSLCISSPITYKFVEDVVRELAAITPGPYLHIGGDEAHSTPPADYLAFEKKVQPIVAKYGKKVTGWHEIAKSDPPASAVPQYWDFGGDNPSVAAAAARGSKILMSPANFAYLDMKYTEQTPLGQDWAALIEVEDGYDWDPASLVTGVGESQIAGVEAPLWTETIRTSADIEYMAFPRLPGIAEIGWSPKATHNWDAYRVRLAKQSPRWVAQGINFYRSPQVDWK, translated from the coding sequence ATGCGCTTGTCCAGAGCCGTTCTGACCGCGGCCGTCGTGAGTCTCACGGCCGCCGGCCTGCCCGCTTCCGCCACGGCGGCCCCGGCCGCTCCTGAACGCAGCGTGACCGACGTCGTGCCGGCACCCGTCTCCGCGAAGGCCGACCCGCGCGGCACCTTCAAGCTCACGCCGGCCACCGTCATCACCGCCGACCGGGGCGCCGGCCAGGTCGCGGACTACCTGCGCGGCCTGCTGCGCCCGGCCACCGGCTACCCGCTGCCGGTCGTGCCGCACGCCGCCGGCCTGCCCGCGATCGCGCTGGAGCTGGGCCACGACCCGCGGACCGGCACCGAGGGTTACCGGCTGAAGGTCACGCGCGACGGCGTCACGCTGACCGCCAACACCGCCGACGGGCTCTTCGAAGGCGTGCAGTCGCTGCGGCAGCTGCTGCCGTCGGCGATCGAGGCGAAGCGGGTGCAGCACCGGACGTGGACGGTCGCGGGCGGCACGATCCTCGACTACCCGCGCTTCGCCGAACGCGGCGCGATGCTCGACGTCGCCCGGCACTTCTTCAAGCCGGACCAGGTCAAGCGGTACGTCGACCAGATCGCCCAGTACAAGGTCAACACGCTGCACCTGCACCTGGCCGACGACCAGGGCTGGCGGATCGAGATCAAGAGCTGGCCGAAGCTGGCCACGGTCGGCGGCAAGACCGCCGTCGACGGCGATCCCGGCGGCTACTACACGCAGGCGCAGTACCAGGACATCGTCGCGTACGCGGCCTCGCGGCACATCACGGTGATCCCGGAGATCGACATGCCGGGCCACACCAACGCGGCGCAGTCGACGTACGCGGAGCTGAACTGCGACGGCAAGGCCGTCCCGGTCCGCACGGACACCGAGGTCGGCTACAGCTCGCTGTGCATCTCCTCGCCGATCACGTACAAGTTCGTCGAGGACGTCGTCCGTGAGCTGGCGGCCATCACCCCCGGCCCGTACCTGCACATCGGCGGCGACGAAGCACACTCGACCCCGCCCGCGGACTACCTCGCGTTCGAGAAGAAGGTGCAGCCGATCGTCGCCAAGTACGGCAAGAAGGTCACCGGCTGGCACGAGATCGCGAAGTCGGACCCGCCCGCGTCGGCGGTCCCGCAGTACTGGGACTTCGGCGGCGACAACCCCTCGGTGGCGGCGGCCGCGGCGCGCGGCAGCAAGATCCTGATGTCGCCGGCGAACTTCGCCTACCTCGACATGAAGTACACCGAGCAGACCCCGCTGGGCCAGGACTGGGCCGCGCTGATCGAGGTCGAGGACGGCTACGACTGGGATCCCGCGTCGCTGGTCACCGGCGTCGGCGAAAGCCAGATCGCGGGCGTCGAAGCGCCGCTGTGGACCGAGACCATCCGGACCAGCGCCGACATCGAGTACATGGCGTTCCCGCGGCTGCCGGGCATCGCGGAGATCGGCTGGTCCCCGAAGGCGACGCACAACTGGGACGCCTACCGCGTGCGGCTGGCGAAGCAGAGCCCGCGCTGGGTGGCGCAGGGCATCAACTTCTACCGCTCCCCGCAGGTCGACTGGAAGTGA
- a CDS encoding propionyl-CoA synthetase has product MGAYSEAYRRSLAERDAFWLAAARSISWTRPPERALDDANPPFFRWFPGAELNTSYNALDRHVEAGRGSQAALIWDSPVTGQQRTYSYEELRDTVARFAGALRSLGVTKGDRVIVYLPMVPEAAIAMLACARIGAVHSVVFGGFAPKELAARIEDAKPKVILAASCGIEPTRIVEYQPIVEAALGMTEHQPDHVVMLQREQAPATAGRHFDWRELAASADPADPVPVAATDPLYILYTSGTTGKPKGVVRDTGGHAVALAYSMEAVYDIRPGDVWWTASDVGWVVGHSYIVYAPLLVGATTVMYEGKPVGTPDAGAFWRVIAEHGVQALFTAPTALRAVKKVDPDARELEKYDLKQFRTLFLAGERLDPETYHWAHEKLGVPVVDHWWQTETGWPIAANPRGLEPMEVKAGSATRPVPGWDVRILDQAGEELPAGREGAITVKLPLPPGSLPTLWGDDERYREAYLSRYEGFYLTGDSGYFDEDGYLFVMGRTDDVINVAGHRLSTGSMEAVLAAHPAVAECAVIGVADQLKGQLPRGFVVLKAGADITPEQLREELVAMVRRDIGPVAAFRDVSIVDALPKTRSGKILRKTMRAIADGRDEAVPSTIEDPSVLEAIRAALR; this is encoded by the coding sequence ATGGGCGCGTACTCCGAAGCCTACCGGCGGAGCCTGGCCGAACGGGACGCGTTCTGGCTGGCCGCGGCCCGGTCGATCAGCTGGACCAGGCCACCGGAGCGGGCGCTGGACGACGCGAACCCGCCCTTCTTCCGGTGGTTCCCCGGCGCCGAGCTGAACACGTCGTACAACGCGCTGGACCGGCACGTCGAGGCCGGCCGCGGCAGCCAGGCCGCGCTGATCTGGGACTCTCCCGTGACCGGACAGCAACGGACATACAGCTACGAAGAGCTGCGCGACACCGTCGCGCGCTTCGCTGGCGCGCTGCGCTCGCTCGGGGTCACGAAGGGTGACCGGGTGATCGTCTACCTGCCGATGGTGCCGGAGGCCGCGATCGCGATGCTGGCCTGCGCGCGGATCGGCGCCGTGCACTCGGTGGTCTTCGGCGGGTTCGCCCCGAAGGAGCTGGCCGCGCGGATCGAGGATGCCAAGCCCAAAGTCATCCTGGCCGCTTCCTGCGGCATCGAGCCGACGCGGATCGTCGAGTACCAGCCGATCGTCGAGGCCGCGCTCGGGATGACCGAGCACCAGCCGGACCACGTCGTCATGCTGCAGCGGGAGCAGGCGCCGGCCACCGCGGGCCGCCACTTCGACTGGCGCGAGCTGGCGGCGAGCGCCGACCCGGCCGATCCGGTGCCGGTCGCGGCCACCGACCCGCTGTACATCCTCTACACGTCCGGGACGACCGGGAAGCCCAAGGGCGTCGTCCGCGACACCGGTGGCCACGCCGTCGCGCTCGCCTACTCGATGGAGGCCGTCTACGACATCCGTCCCGGCGATGTCTGGTGGACCGCGTCCGACGTCGGCTGGGTCGTCGGCCACTCCTACATCGTGTACGCGCCGCTGCTGGTCGGCGCCACGACGGTCATGTACGAAGGCAAGCCCGTCGGCACGCCGGATGCGGGCGCGTTCTGGCGGGTCATCGCCGAGCACGGCGTCCAGGCGCTGTTCACCGCGCCGACCGCGCTGCGGGCCGTCAAGAAGGTCGACCCGGACGCCCGCGAGCTGGAGAAGTACGACCTGAAGCAGTTCCGGACGCTGTTCCTGGCCGGCGAGCGGCTCGACCCGGAGACCTACCACTGGGCGCACGAGAAGCTCGGCGTCCCGGTCGTCGACCACTGGTGGCAGACCGAGACCGGCTGGCCGATCGCCGCCAACCCGCGCGGCCTGGAGCCGATGGAGGTCAAGGCGGGGTCGGCGACCAGGCCGGTCCCCGGCTGGGACGTCCGGATCCTCGACCAGGCCGGCGAGGAGCTCCCCGCCGGCCGCGAAGGCGCCATCACGGTGAAGCTGCCGCTGCCGCCGGGCTCGCTGCCGACGCTGTGGGGCGATGACGAGCGGTACCGCGAGGCCTACCTTTCACGCTACGAAGGCTTCTACCTGACCGGCGACTCCGGCTACTTCGACGAGGACGGCTACCTGTTCGTCATGGGCCGCACCGACGACGTCATCAACGTCGCCGGCCACCGGCTGTCCACCGGCTCGATGGAGGCCGTGCTGGCCGCGCACCCGGCGGTCGCCGAGTGCGCCGTGATCGGCGTCGCCGACCAGCTCAAGGGTCAGCTGCCCCGCGGGTTCGTGGTGCTCAAAGCGGGTGCGGACATCACGCCGGAGCAGCTGCGCGAGGAGCTCGTGGCCATGGTCCGCCGGGACATCGGCCCGGTCGCGGCCTTCCGTGACGTGTCCATTGTGGACGCGCTGCCGAAGACGCGGTCGGGGAAGATCCTGCGCAAGACGATGCGCGCGATCGCCGACGGCCGCGACGAGGCGGTGCCCTCCACGATCGAGGACCCGAGCGTACTGGAGGCCATCCGGGCCGCCCTTCGTTAA
- a CDS encoding serine/threonine-protein kinase: protein MNGLASALLSLAHSLFGPGFCPGEWVWATSAAGALVALIPPAGAVAVSIIRKGTGNRYDATTLGVFGAIGVLTALVLPWLLSNGVSGVYRAAFSGAKSGLSKTELSSLSIDGGCWVGSQTKYLGGGQTVYDVLFAKNGSDLPFIVYLIAFAVLGAGSLFFVMLQGRTAFRRGPKWPSRFFWIPFAAMLVFSVGMEANTALHFWLGFLPFSVLGLIPVAMVGPPPWSVINRSDRSDEPPPRRQLEPQGPPPSQVQPRPTPPPPPPPPANRAYPKTALASAPEPPSPPGGMLAAAPGPIPPPPGSRNAGGSRYRRVKQLGAGGFGTVWQAVDTQLNRTVALKIAHAPDRDTAERMQREARALAVVSHPNCVKVYDLAEEPDGLALVMEYLEGRPLAELVDGQGPLDDVAAGRLWATMAGALAAAHEKGVLHRDIKPSNIVLDPSGLAHLIDFGIARSQGDSKMTATGMMIGTPDFVAPEQAMGAAASPASDAWQLAATISYALSGQPPRGTRETPMAALMAAARAEPVSRLPQRSAHARLLAASLDPEPRRRPTLNAVRREVEGWLSRAGKSADGPVTRVVPRQPGSQLPRR, encoded by the coding sequence GTGAACGGACTCGCGAGCGCGTTGCTCTCGCTAGCCCATTCCTTGTTCGGCCCGGGCTTCTGCCCCGGCGAATGGGTTTGGGCCACGAGTGCGGCCGGCGCGCTCGTCGCGCTGATCCCCCCGGCAGGCGCGGTCGCCGTGTCGATCATCCGGAAGGGCACCGGCAACCGCTACGACGCCACCACGCTGGGCGTCTTCGGTGCGATCGGCGTGCTCACCGCGCTGGTGCTGCCGTGGCTGCTGTCGAACGGCGTGTCGGGGGTCTACCGGGCGGCGTTCTCGGGCGCGAAGTCCGGCCTGAGCAAGACCGAGCTGTCCTCGCTCAGCATCGACGGCGGCTGCTGGGTCGGCAGCCAGACCAAGTACCTCGGCGGCGGCCAGACCGTCTACGACGTGCTGTTCGCCAAGAACGGCAGCGACCTCCCGTTCATCGTCTACCTGATCGCCTTCGCGGTGCTGGGCGCCGGCTCGCTGTTCTTCGTGATGCTGCAGGGCCGCACGGCCTTCCGCCGCGGACCCAAGTGGCCGTCGCGGTTCTTCTGGATCCCGTTCGCCGCGATGCTGGTGTTCAGCGTCGGCATGGAGGCGAACACCGCGCTGCACTTCTGGCTCGGCTTCCTGCCGTTCAGCGTGCTGGGCCTGATCCCGGTCGCGATGGTGGGGCCGCCGCCGTGGTCGGTGATCAACCGGTCCGACCGCTCGGACGAGCCGCCGCCCCGCCGTCAGCTGGAGCCGCAGGGCCCGCCGCCGTCGCAGGTCCAGCCGCGCCCGACCCCGCCGCCTCCGCCGCCGCCCCCGGCCAACCGCGCGTACCCGAAGACGGCGCTGGCGTCCGCGCCCGAGCCGCCGTCCCCGCCGGGCGGCATGCTGGCCGCGGCGCCCGGCCCGATCCCGCCGCCGCCCGGCTCCCGCAACGCCGGCGGCAGCCGCTACCGCCGCGTCAAGCAGCTCGGCGCGGGCGGGTTCGGCACGGTCTGGCAGGCCGTGGACACCCAGCTGAACCGCACGGTCGCGCTGAAGATCGCGCACGCACCGGACCGCGACACGGCCGAGCGCATGCAGCGCGAGGCCCGTGCGCTGGCCGTGGTCAGCCACCCGAACTGCGTCAAGGTGTACGACCTCGCCGAGGAGCCGGACGGCCTGGCGCTGGTGATGGAGTACCTCGAAGGCCGTCCGCTGGCCGAGTTGGTCGACGGCCAGGGTCCGCTCGACGACGTCGCCGCGGGCCGCTTGTGGGCGACGATGGCGGGCGCACTGGCGGCGGCCCATGAGAAGGGTGTGCTGCACCGCGACATCAAGCCGTCGAACATCGTCCTCGACCCGAGCGGCCTGGCCCACCTGATCGACTTCGGCATCGCCCGCAGCCAGGGCGACTCGAAGATGACGGCGACCGGGATGATGATCGGCACGCCGGACTTCGTCGCCCCGGAGCAGGCGATGGGCGCGGCGGCCTCGCCGGCCTCGGACGCCTGGCAGCTGGCGGCGACGATCAGCTACGCCCTGTCCGGCCAGCCGCCGCGCGGAACCCGGGAGACGCCGATGGCGGCGCTGATGGCGGCAGCTCGGGCGGAGCCGGTGTCGCGGCTGCCGCAGCGGAGCGCACACGCCCGGTTGCTGGCGGCCTCGCTGGACCCGGAACCGCGCCGCCGTCCGACGTTGAACGCGGTGCGGCGTGAGGTCGAGGGCTGGCTGTCGCGGGCGGGCAAGTCCGCGGACGGCCCGGTGACGCGGGTGGTGCCGCGCCAGCCGGGGAGCCAGCTGCCGCGCCGCTAA
- a CDS encoding class I SAM-dependent methyltransferase yields MPMNLIHRKICSSEKWANTVEERLTPWLSRRDLGDDVLEIGPGFGATTKVLLGLVPKLTVLEIDPASSELLRVQYGDRAEVVEGSGAEMPFEDGRFSAVTSFTMLHHVPTADLQDAIFAEAARVLRPGGTYCGFDGQLNLRFRLLHIGDTMNVVDAGTLSARLEKAGFEQVDVELRPKELVTFSAVKPG; encoded by the coding sequence ATGCCGATGAACCTGATCCACCGCAAGATCTGCAGCTCGGAGAAGTGGGCGAACACCGTCGAAGAACGCCTGACGCCGTGGCTGAGCCGGCGCGACCTCGGCGACGACGTCCTCGAGATCGGCCCCGGTTTCGGTGCCACCACGAAGGTGCTGCTCGGCCTGGTACCGAAGCTGACGGTGCTGGAGATCGACCCGGCGTCGAGCGAACTGCTGCGCGTGCAGTACGGCGACCGCGCCGAGGTCGTCGAGGGCAGCGGCGCGGAGATGCCGTTCGAGGACGGCCGGTTCTCGGCCGTCACCTCCTTCACGATGCTGCACCACGTGCCGACGGCGGACCTGCAGGACGCGATCTTCGCCGAGGCGGCGCGGGTGCTGCGGCCGGGCGGAACGTACTGCGGCTTCGACGGCCAGCTCAACCTCCGGTTCCGGCTGCTGCACATCGGCGACACGATGAACGTCGTCGACGCGGGCACGCTGTCTGCCCGCCTCGAAAAGGCGGGCTTCGAGCAGGTCGACGTCGAGTTGCGGCCGAAGGAGCTGGTGACCTTCTCGGCCGTGAAGCCGGGTTAG
- a CDS encoding helix-turn-helix domain-containing protein, with the protein MLIGEFDLPAGTWFPWHQHPIHQLVWSARGVVAVNAGDAGWVLPPTRALWIPAGIRHRTGALGRAALRGIYADPARSPVSWPEPRMVVVRPLLRELLEYLTGDGVAPAARLRAEAVAFDLLEPLDVVPIVVPSPSDPRARDVERAVLADPADPRTLAEFGRDVGAAERTLARIFVRECRMPFGTWRTQARLRAALPLLAQGTPLETVAHRVGYSSASAFVAAFRRAVGVTPGAYFAG; encoded by the coding sequence ATGCTGATCGGCGAGTTCGACCTGCCCGCCGGCACCTGGTTCCCGTGGCACCAGCACCCGATCCACCAGCTGGTCTGGTCGGCTCGCGGCGTCGTCGCGGTCAACGCGGGCGACGCCGGGTGGGTGCTGCCGCCGACCCGTGCCCTCTGGATACCGGCCGGGATCCGGCACCGCACCGGCGCGCTCGGACGGGCGGCGCTGCGGGGCATCTACGCCGATCCGGCGCGCTCGCCGGTCTCCTGGCCCGAGCCGCGGATGGTCGTCGTCCGGCCGCTGCTGCGGGAGCTGCTGGAGTACCTGACCGGCGACGGCGTCGCCCCCGCGGCCCGGCTGCGCGCCGAGGCCGTCGCCTTCGACCTGCTGGAACCGCTGGACGTGGTGCCGATCGTGGTGCCGTCGCCGTCCGATCCGCGGGCCCGCGACGTCGAACGCGCGGTGCTCGCCGACCCGGCCGACCCCCGCACGCTCGCCGAGTTCGGCCGGGACGTCGGCGCCGCCGAACGGACGCTGGCGCGGATCTTCGTCCGCGAGTGCCGGATGCCGTTCGGGACCTGGCGCACGCAGGCGCGGCTGCGGGCGGCGCTCCCGCTGCTGGCTCAGGGCACGCCGCTGGAGACCGTCGCCCATCGGGTCGGGTACAGCTCGGCGAGCGCGTTCGTCGCCGCCTTCCGGCGGGCGGTCGGCGTCACGCCGGGGGCTTACTTCGCCGGCTGA
- a CDS encoding dolichyl-phosphate-mannose--protein mannosyltransferase, with amino-acid sequence MTAVLTRPDDESVRPDPVEALRPPTDRELTLLGRGMPTDRLRGWVVTLVLTLIGGIVRLQNLGVPTDKGSPVFDEKHYVPQAWQVLRNGGYEDNYGYELVVHPPLAKQLIAIGEWLFGYNGWGWRIMPALAGTLMVLLTIRVARRLTRSTLLGGIAGILVISDGVLHLQSRMGMLDIFIALFVLAAFACLLVDRDQVRERLATAVREGWVNESVWGPKLGFRWWRFATGLMIGLTFGVKWSALYYIVAFGLLCVFFDVAARRAAGVERPWLGTIRRDVLPALWAILVIPFLMYFAAYWAWFASETATDRHYTEIKDIAPGFWSWVPPALRSLGDYTGNVLHFHETLVTPKDNPHPWESKPWTWPMGLRPMLYSYNGEVTGCGEARCISATMLIGTPAMWWLAIPMLGWAAWRSIFRADWRYAAVLVGYLGGYAFWFTNIDRQMYFFYATPLAAFLVLGLTLCLGQILGSARRGFERRGTGLLVVSLYVGLVVANFAWLWPILNGIAITNGQWEAERWLPSWR; translated from the coding sequence GTGACCGCCGTGCTGACCCGTCCCGACGACGAAAGCGTCCGGCCGGACCCGGTCGAGGCGCTCCGGCCGCCCACCGACCGCGAGCTGACCCTGCTCGGCCGTGGCATGCCGACCGACCGGCTGCGCGGCTGGGTCGTCACCCTCGTGCTCACGCTGATCGGCGGCATCGTCCGCCTGCAGAACCTCGGCGTGCCGACGGACAAGGGCAGCCCGGTCTTCGACGAAAAGCACTACGTGCCGCAGGCGTGGCAGGTGCTGCGCAACGGCGGCTACGAGGACAACTACGGCTACGAGCTGGTCGTCCACCCGCCGCTGGCCAAGCAGCTGATCGCGATCGGCGAATGGCTGTTCGGCTACAACGGCTGGGGCTGGCGCATCATGCCCGCGCTGGCCGGCACGCTGATGGTGCTGCTGACCATCCGCGTCGCCCGCCGCCTGACCCGCTCGACGCTGCTCGGCGGCATCGCCGGCATCCTGGTGATCAGCGACGGCGTCCTGCACCTGCAGTCGCGCATGGGCATGCTCGACATCTTCATCGCGCTGTTCGTGCTCGCCGCGTTCGCCTGCCTGCTCGTCGACCGCGACCAGGTGCGCGAGCGGCTCGCGACGGCGGTCCGCGAGGGCTGGGTCAACGAGTCCGTCTGGGGTCCCAAGCTCGGCTTCCGCTGGTGGCGGTTCGCGACCGGGCTGATGATCGGGCTCACCTTCGGCGTCAAGTGGTCGGCGCTGTACTACATCGTCGCGTTCGGCCTGCTCTGCGTGTTCTTCGACGTCGCGGCCCGCCGCGCGGCCGGCGTCGAGCGGCCGTGGCTGGGCACGATCCGCCGGGACGTGCTGCCCGCGCTCTGGGCGATCCTGGTCATCCCGTTCCTGATGTACTTCGCCGCGTACTGGGCCTGGTTCGCCAGCGAAACGGCCACCGACCGGCACTACACCGAGATCAAGGACATCGCGCCGGGCTTCTGGTCGTGGGTGCCGCCGGCGCTGCGCTCACTCGGTGACTACACCGGCAACGTGCTGCACTTCCACGAAACCCTGGTCACGCCCAAGGACAACCCGCACCCGTGGGAGTCGAAGCCGTGGACGTGGCCGATGGGCCTGCGCCCGATGCTCTACAGCTACAACGGCGAAGTCACCGGCTGCGGCGAAGCCCGCTGCATCAGCGCGACGATGCTGATCGGCACCCCGGCGATGTGGTGGCTGGCGATCCCGATGCTCGGCTGGGCGGCCTGGCGCTCGATCTTCCGCGCGGACTGGCGCTACGCGGCCGTGCTGGTGGGTTACCTGGGTGGGTACGCCTTCTGGTTCACCAACATCGACCGTCAGATGTACTTCTTCTACGCCACCCCGCTGGCGGCGTTCCTGGTGCTCGGGCTGACGCTGTGCCTCGGCCAGATCCTGGGCAGCGCGCGGCGCGGGTTCGAACGACGCGGGACCGGGCTGCTCGTGGTGTCGCTGTACGTCGGGCTGGTGGTGGCGAACTTCGCCTGGCTGTGGCCGATCCTGAACGGCATCGCGATCACGAACGGCCAGTGGGAGGCCGAGCGCTGGCTGCCGTCCTGGCGGTAG
- the rsmI gene encoding 16S rRNA (cytidine(1402)-2'-O)-methyltransferase: MTSGRLILAATPLGDVRDASQRLASALADADVIAAEDTRRFRSLATALGATPRGRVVSFYEDVESARLPKLLEALHAGETVVLVTDAGMPSVSDPGFRLVAACVAESVPVTCLPGPSAVTTALALSGLPCDRFCFEGFAPRKPGERTRWLTALRDEPRTAVFFESPHRLASLLEDAVSVLGGSRPAAVCRELTKTYEEVKRGSLEELAAWAAEGVRGEITVVLSGAEPRSVSVADLVGEVSDRVAAGERLKSAAAEVAEAAGVSKKELYDAVLAARVK; the protein is encoded by the coding sequence GTGACTTCCGGCCGCCTGATCCTCGCCGCCACCCCGCTCGGCGACGTCCGCGACGCTTCCCAGCGCCTGGCCTCGGCCCTCGCGGACGCCGACGTCATCGCGGCCGAGGACACCCGCCGGTTCCGCTCGCTGGCCACGGCGCTGGGCGCGACCCCGCGCGGCCGGGTGGTGAGCTTCTACGAAGACGTCGAGTCGGCGCGCCTGCCGAAGCTGCTGGAAGCGCTGCACGCGGGCGAGACGGTGGTCCTGGTGACCGACGCGGGGATGCCGAGCGTGTCCGACCCGGGCTTCCGCCTGGTGGCGGCGTGCGTGGCGGAGTCGGTGCCGGTGACGTGCCTGCCGGGCCCGTCCGCGGTGACGACGGCGCTCGCGTTGTCCGGGTTGCCGTGCGACCGGTTCTGCTTCGAGGGGTTCGCGCCCCGCAAGCCGGGCGAGCGGACTCGCTGGTTGACAGCGTTGCGCGACGAGCCACGGACGGCGGTGTTCTTCGAGTCCCCGCACCGGCTGGCCTCGCTGCTGGAGGACGCGGTATCGGTCCTGGGGGGTTCGCGACCGGCGGCGGTGTGCCGGGAGCTGACGAAGACGTATGAAGAGGTCAAGCGGGGTTCTTTGGAGGAGCTGGCCGCGTGGGCCGCGGAGGGGGTCCGCGGCGAGATCACGGTGGTGCTTTCGGGCGCCGAGCCGCGGTCGGTTTCGGTGGCGGACCTGGTGGGCGAGGTATCGGACCGCGTGGCGGCGGGCGAGCGCCTGAAGTCGGCGGCGGCGGAGGTCGCCGAGGCGGCGGGGGTGTCGAAGAAGGAGCTGTACGACGCCGTGCTGGCGGCCCGGGTCAAGTGA
- a CDS encoding SUKH-3 domain-containing protein — MSGFPDAVLHALEQAGWHPGRCLDISAWEAELAAEGYRLRPVAAGALRSFGGLQLPPVNRAGPNFANDEPLTVDPIAAGAGHHELARELASELGGNWYPLGEWLSSASVFVEDSGRVVATGLGWLWELGESVEEAIVFALTAHRPLTSLRVVAPGAPPWPPGPVK, encoded by the coding sequence ATGAGCGGCTTCCCCGACGCCGTCCTGCACGCCCTGGAGCAGGCCGGGTGGCATCCCGGCCGTTGCCTCGACATCTCCGCGTGGGAGGCCGAGCTGGCGGCGGAGGGCTATCGCCTGCGCCCGGTCGCGGCGGGCGCGCTGCGCTCCTTCGGCGGGTTGCAGCTGCCGCCGGTGAACCGGGCCGGACCGAACTTCGCCAACGACGAACCGTTGACCGTGGACCCGATCGCGGCCGGTGCCGGGCACCACGAGCTGGCCCGCGAGCTCGCCTCGGAGCTCGGGGGCAACTGGTACCCGCTCGGGGAGTGGCTGAGCTCGGCCAGCGTCTTCGTCGAGGACTCCGGCCGGGTGGTGGCGACGGGCCTCGGTTGGCTGTGGGAACTCGGCGAATCGGTGGAGGAGGCGATCGTGTTCGCGTTGACCGCGCACCGGCCGCTGACGTCCCTGCGGGTCGTGGCCCCCGGCGCGCCGCCTTGGCCGCCGGGCCCGGTCAAGTGA
- a CDS encoding QsdR family transcriptional regulator, with protein MSQEFELARDWFLAGRRVDMGELAQARSISRATLHRRVGSRDLLLGEILWSLSEVTIAHLWPSCVGRGAAGIADFVSGYVRFANESPPFRDFLRREPERALRLLTTRASVCQRRTTEKLVTLLEGEVDAGRLVPPLPVPDLAYLLVRIGESFVYTDVITGDAPDAAKAHAAVTALLT; from the coding sequence ATGTCTCAGGAGTTCGAGCTCGCCCGTGACTGGTTCCTCGCCGGCCGCCGCGTCGACATGGGAGAGCTGGCCCAGGCGCGATCGATCAGCCGCGCGACGCTGCACCGGCGGGTGGGCTCGCGCGACCTGCTGCTGGGCGAGATCCTGTGGTCGCTTTCGGAGGTCACGATCGCCCACCTGTGGCCGTCGTGCGTCGGCCGTGGCGCCGCCGGGATCGCGGACTTCGTGAGCGGCTACGTCCGGTTCGCGAACGAATCACCCCCGTTCCGCGACTTCCTGCGCCGCGAGCCGGAGCGCGCACTGAGGTTGCTGACCACCCGCGCAAGCGTTTGCCAGCGACGCACGACGGAGAAGCTGGTGACCCTGCTGGAGGGCGAAGTCGACGCGGGGCGGCTGGTGCCGCCGCTGCCGGTGCCGGACCTGGCCTACCTGCTGGTGCGGATCGGTGAGTCGTTCGTGTACACGGACGTGATCACCGGAGACGCCCCGGACGCGGCGAAGGCGCACGCCGCGGTGACCGCGCTGCTCACTTGA